From Paracoccus suum, the proteins below share one genomic window:
- a CDS encoding 3-hydroxyacyl-CoA dehydrogenase NAD-binding domain-containing protein, with product MTDAVSYARNGEIAVITVDSPPVNALSAAVRQGLVTAMERFAADDAQAAVLCCAGRTFIAGADISEFGKPPQPPLLPEVIGLIEAASRPVIAALHGTVLGGGLEVALGAHGRVALAGTRLGLPEVTLGLLPGAGGTQRLPRLTGLESAVDLITSGRQISAEDALGLGLIDTVAEGGDPCAAGIAEARHWIAEGRGPRPVSALPAPAIDVPALPALRAKVEKAAKGQPAPLRAFDTIIGGMALPLAEGMALERAAFVDLMASPERAALIHAFFAERAAARPPTDAKPRPVARIGVVGGGTMGQGIAASALSAGLDVTLIERDPAAADRAAKGIAAMQDGAVKRGKLTAAARERMLAEQFRTAAGLDALSEVDLVIEAVFEAMDVKRAVFADLDRICRPGAILATNTSYLDLNAIAAATSRPQDVIGLHFFSPANVMRLLEIVVADATAEDVTSTAFALAKRMGKIAVRSGVCDGFIGNRMLSAYRTAADHAVLDGASPYDVDRAITGFGFAMGPYQVGDLAGLDIGYANRRRLDASRDPRERPPIFADRLVEAGRLGRKSGGGYYRYDAEAPNGRPDPEAEAIIDASRPPKPGLDADQIRARYMAAMVNEGAKILDEGIAARPGDIDAVLLHGYGFPRHKGGPMHWADAYGLERIAQDIRSYAQDDPYFWQLSPLLARLADSGGRFADLDRKDTA from the coding sequence ATGACCGACGCCGTTAGCTATGCCCGCAATGGCGAGATCGCCGTCATCACCGTCGACTCGCCGCCGGTAAATGCGCTGTCGGCGGCGGTGCGGCAGGGGCTGGTGACTGCGATGGAGCGCTTTGCAGCGGATGACGCGCAGGCCGCGGTGCTGTGCTGCGCCGGCCGGACCTTCATCGCCGGGGCCGACATATCGGAGTTCGGCAAGCCGCCGCAGCCGCCGCTGTTGCCCGAAGTCATCGGCCTGATCGAGGCCGCGTCGCGGCCGGTAATCGCCGCGCTGCACGGCACGGTCCTGGGGGGCGGGCTGGAGGTTGCACTTGGCGCACATGGCCGCGTCGCCCTTGCCGGCACCCGCCTCGGGTTGCCCGAGGTCACCTTGGGCCTGCTGCCCGGCGCGGGCGGCACGCAACGCTTGCCGCGGCTGACAGGGCTTGAGTCCGCGGTCGACCTGATCACCTCGGGCCGTCAGATCTCCGCGGAAGATGCTCTGGGTCTGGGCTTGATCGACACCGTCGCCGAGGGTGGCGACCCCTGCGCGGCGGGCATCGCCGAGGCGCGGCACTGGATCGCCGAGGGGCGCGGGCCGCGTCCCGTCTCGGCCCTGCCGGCGCCCGCGATCGATGTCCCCGCCCTGCCCGCGCTGCGGGCCAAGGTTGAAAAGGCGGCCAAGGGCCAGCCGGCGCCCCTGCGCGCCTTTGACACCATCATCGGCGGCATGGCCCTGCCCCTGGCCGAGGGAATGGCACTCGAGCGCGCGGCCTTCGTCGACCTGATGGCCTCGCCCGAACGGGCCGCGCTGATCCACGCCTTTTTCGCCGAGCGGGCCGCCGCCCGACCGCCGACCGATGCGAAACCCCGCCCGGTCGCGCGCATCGGCGTCGTCGGCGGCGGGACCATGGGCCAGGGCATAGCCGCCTCGGCCCTCAGCGCCGGCCTCGACGTCACTCTGATCGAACGTGACCCGGCCGCCGCCGACCGCGCCGCGAAGGGCATCGCCGCGATGCAGGACGGCGCCGTCAAGCGCGGCAAGCTGACCGCCGCGGCGCGCGAGCGAATGCTGGCCGAGCAGTTCCGCACCGCCGCCGGACTGGACGCCCTCTCCGAAGTCGATCTGGTCATCGAGGCCGTGTTCGAGGCCATGGACGTCAAGCGCGCCGTCTTTGCCGATCTGGACCGCATCTGCCGTCCCGGCGCGATCCTTGCGACCAACACCTCCTACCTCGACCTGAACGCCATCGCCGCCGCGACCAGCCGGCCGCAGGACGTGATCGGCCTGCATTTCTTTTCGCCCGCCAATGTCATGCGCCTGCTGGAAATTGTCGTCGCCGACGCCACCGCCGAGGACGTGACCTCCACCGCCTTTGCGCTGGCCAAGCGCATGGGCAAGATCGCCGTGCGCTCGGGCGTGTGCGACGGCTTTATCGGCAATCGCATGCTTTCGGCCTATCGCACGGCCGCCGATCACGCGGTGCTGGACGGCGCCTCGCCCTATGATGTCGACCGGGCCATCACCGGCTTCGGCTTTGCCATGGGTCCCTATCAGGTCGGCGATCTGGCAGGCCTCGACATCGGCTATGCCAACCGCCGCCGGCTGGACGCCAGCCGCGATCCACGCGAGCGGCCGCCGATCTTTGCCGACAGACTGGTCGAGGCCGGCCGGCTGGGGCGCAAATCAGGCGGCGGCTATTACCGTTACGATGCCGAGGCGCCGAACGGCCGCCCGGACCCCGAGGCAGAGGCGATCATTGACGCCTCACGTCCCCCGAAGCCCGGCCTTGATGCCGACCAGATTCGCGCCCGCTACATGGCCGCGATGGTCAACGAAGGGGCCAAGATCCTCGACGAAGGCATCGCCGCGCGGCCGGGCGATATCGACGCGGTGCTGCTGCACGGCTACGGCTTTCCGCGCCACAAGGGCGGCCCGATGCACTGGGCCGACGCCTATGGCCTCGAGCGGATCGCACAGGATATTCGCAGCTACGCCCAGGACGATCCGTATTTCTGGCAGCTCTCCCCGCTGCTGGCGCGGCTGGCCGACAGCGGCGGGCGCTTTGCCGATCTTGACCGAAAGGATACCGCATGA